CCGGCAGCACGATCACGAACTCTTCTCCGCCGATTCGGGCGATCAGATCCGAATCCCGCTGGAAGATGTCCGAGAGTGTGGCAGCCAGTATCTTGAGACACTCATCGCCTTCGGGGTGACCATAGTAGTCGTTGAAAGCCTTGAAGTGGTCGACATCGATCATGATCAGTGCAACGGGTCGATCGAGTCGATGGGTCAGCGAGAGTATCTGGGGCAGGCGACGATCAAGCAGGCGCCGATTACCGAGCCCGGTCAAGGCATCCAGTTCGATCAGCGCTGCAAGGTGAGAGTTGCGTTCATCGAGGTTGGTAATCAGATGCTGAAACTCTCGTGCCATGACCCCCAGCTCATCCCTGCGTGCCTGAAGCCAGGGGGGAGGCCTTTCCAGGCTTTCGCTGTTGTGGCGCAACCGCTTGGCATAGCGTGACAGACTGGTAATCGGTCGCAGTACCAACCGATGGAACAGGTACAGGGCAAGGATGAGGGTCGCCAGCAGCAGTCCGAACACCCCGAGCATGACCTGGTAGTACCCCTGCAAACCTGCCTGAAAGCGATCTCTGGGTAATCGGGTCTGCATCAGAAGCCGGTAATCCGGTGCCCCGGTGGGGCGAGACAGGCTCAGCAGCAGCGAGTTGTCATCGATCTCCTCGATGTAATCGTTGCTGCTGGAGTGTTCGGGGCGCCGGGCCGAGTCATGGATGGTGCGCATTGTCAGCAGGGTCGGGAGGCCATCAATGTTGCCCAGTGACCAGATGGCAGGCAGCCTGCGAGCCAGCGTCAGGTGTCCGGCCATGGGGCCGGTGCCATTATTGCGCGTGACCGGCCAACTGCTGCCCATGAGATAGTTCGGCACGGCCAGCATGAAATCATGGCCGGGCGAGTCGTCGGGGGTATCCTGCGTCAGGCTGCGCTGTAGGGCTCGTACCATTGGCAGCATCCAGGCGCATTGTCCACTCGCTTTCGGGCAGGAGTCCATTTGCCCACTGAGCGGGTTGCTACCAGCCACCCATCTGACGCTATCGGTCGAATCGGTCAGAAGCAGAAGTGAAATCTGGCCGCTCTCGAAGACCCGGGGGGTAATGTGGATGCGTGGATAATCCGGTTGTGCGCCGGTCATGAAATCATGGGTACTGTCCCAGCTGGCCCACTGATGCGCCATGCTGCTCAGGCTTTCCAGGCGATGCTCCATGGCCTGCTGGATATGACTGATATGCAACTGCGCGTGCTGATGCTCTTCACGAATCAGACCGGGCATCATCAGCTGGTAGAACGCGCATCCCAGCACGAACAGCATGACCAGGAAGGTCAGGGCCAGAGTCATGATGAACCGTGTACGCAGCGATGAAGGTAACAGCATCGGTCTTTCCGTTGATGTTCTGGCAGCTTGCGTACCGTAAGTATGCATATCGCAAAGCAGACTTAGGATGCCTGACGCAGAGCGTATCTGACTGCTGGATCTATCCGGTACGGACGATTTTTGACAAGAGGCTACGCTGGCACCACGTATACTCACATCGGCTTGACAATGTAAAAACTTGAGCACCGGCTTCATGACCTGATGCCCGGTGTCGTGGCAACCCCATGGCTGGTAAGCGGCCGTGGTTATCTGCGGCGGGCGCGATGGTTCGGTCTCTCGTGACAAATGCCTGAAGGACAGGATGAGCGGCAACCAGCTCTCGGGTGCATATACTGTAATGTGACCGCAGGGGCTGCAGGCTCTGTTGAGTGACGCAGCCGGGGCAAGAACTCATAACGACAGAAGAGAGCAAGGGATGATGAACGCTGATGCAGTGATACGCCAGGTCATGACAGGACTTGTCATGTTCAGCCTGCTGAGCGGACCGGCGCTGGGCAGTGAGCACGCTCCCGATGAGCCGATGGCCGTGGGCAAGCGACTCAGTGAGCAATCAGGCATTCCCTGGCATGCAGTGATCGCCCATCGCGGCGACTCCTTTGATGCCCCCGAGTCAACCCGACCGGCCTATCTGCTGGCTCGAGCACTGGGCGCCGATTATCTCGAACTTGATCTGCAGCGGACAAAAGACGGCCAGCTGGTTGCCTTTCATGATGATACGCTCAAGCGCACCACCAATGTGGAAG
This DNA window, taken from Kushneria phosphatilytica, encodes the following:
- a CDS encoding diguanylate cyclase domain-containing protein; amino-acid sequence: MLLPSSLRTRFIMTLALTFLVMLFVLGCAFYQLMMPGLIREEHQHAQLHISHIQQAMEHRLESLSSMAHQWASWDSTHDFMTGAQPDYPRIHITPRVFESGQISLLLLTDSTDSVRWVAGSNPLSGQMDSCPKASGQCAWMLPMVRALQRSLTQDTPDDSPGHDFMLAVPNYLMGSSWPVTRNNGTGPMAGHLTLARRLPAIWSLGNIDGLPTLLTMRTIHDSARRPEHSSSNDYIEEIDDNSLLLSLSRPTGAPDYRLLMQTRLPRDRFQAGLQGYYQVMLGVFGLLLATLILALYLFHRLVLRPITSLSRYAKRLRHNSESLERPPPWLQARRDELGVMAREFQHLITNLDERNSHLAALIELDALTGLGNRRLLDRRLPQILSLTHRLDRPVALIMIDVDHFKAFNDYYGHPEGDECLKILAATLSDIFQRDSDLIARIGGEEFVIVLPDFDVEEAHNIASGVRTAIEAQCIEHARSPTSCHVTISAGVAVSYPTTPLSAAELLKQADLALYRIKRDGRNSVGYCQGSDDQFSHRIESINDD